A section of the Triticum dicoccoides isolate Atlit2015 ecotype Zavitan chromosome 7A, WEW_v2.0, whole genome shotgun sequence genome encodes:
- the LOC119328176 gene encoding spermine synthase-like isoform X1, with translation MEGGGARNVSAAAAQTKESADDGSCKPLPPCCVKAQAAVAESEAKCHATVVSGWFTGTRSRSGKPSKAQYFNNPMWPGEAHSLKVEKILYQGKSPYQEVLVFESSTYGNVLVLDGIVQLTDKDECAYQEMVTHLALCSIPSPKNVLVVGGGDGGVLREIAKHDSVESIDICEIDQLVIDVCKDFFPRLYVGYKDPRVKLHVGDAVEFLRNSPEGKYDAIIVDSSDPIGPAQELVEKPFFQTIARALKPGGVLSNLAESMWLHTHLIQDMLSICREVFKGGVHYAWASVPTYPSGVIGFLLCAKEGPPVDFLTPVNPIEKIEGATKDGREMRFYNSEIHKAAFILPTFVKRELEAYNSSTEKERPEKPTAKPVKMKVMRDSAITAS, from the exons ATGGAGGGTGGAGGCGCAAGAAATGTTTCTGCAGCGGCAGCACAGACAAAGGAAAGTGCGGATGATGGCTCCTGCAAGCCACTGCCTCCTTGCTGTGTCAAGGCGCAGGCTGCTGTGGCGGAATCTGAGGCCAAGTGCCACGCTACCGTGGTGTCTGGGTGGTTCACAGGAACCCGGTCACGCTCTG GCAAACCAAGCAAAGCGCAGTACTTCAACAATCCAATGTGGCCTG GGGAGGCTCATTCGTTGAAAGTAGAGAAGATTTTGTACCAGGGGAAATCGCCATACCAAGAAGTTTTAGTATTTGAG TCTTCAACCTATGGAAATGTCCTTGTGCTTGATGGAATTGTTCAGCTCACTGACAAGGATGAATGTGCATACCAGGAAATGGTTACTCACCTTGCACTGTGCTCAATTCCATCTCCTAAAAAT GTTTTGGTTGTcggaggtggtgatggtggtgtACTACGAGAAATAGCCAAGCATGATTCAGTGGAGAGTATAGACATATGTGAGATTGATCAGCTAGTTATTGAT GTTTGTAAAGATTTTTTCCCACGTCTATATGTTGGATATAAAGACCCTCGTGTCAAACTTCATGTTGGTGATG CTGTGGAGTTCTTGAGAAACTCTCCAGAAGGAAAATATGATGCCATTATTGTTGATTCATCAGATCCAATTG GGCCAGCTCAGGAACTTGTGGAGAAGCCCTTTTTTCAGACAATTGCTAGGGCTTTAAAGCCTGGCGGTGTTCTTTCTAATCTAGCTGAAAGTATGTGGCTGCACACACATCTAATCCAGGATATGCTTTCTATCTGTCGAGAGGTATTCAAGGGTGGCGTGCACTATGCCTGGGCAAGTGTTCCAACATATCCTAG TGGTGTCATTGGATTTTTGCTATGTGCGAAGGAAGGTCCACCGGTGGACTTCTTAACTCCTGTGAATCCAATCGAGAAAATTGAAGGAGCTACTAAAGATGGACGAGAGATGAGATTTTACAATTCAGAG ATTCATAAGGCTGCTTTTATTCTGCCAACGTTTGTAAAGAGGGAGCTGGAGGCATATAACTCTTCCACTGAAAAG GAGAGACCGGAGAAGCCAACCGCAAAACCAGTGAAGATGAAGGTAATGCGGGACAGCGCTATTACCGCTTCCTAG
- the LOC119328176 gene encoding spermine synthase-like isoform X2, producing MEGGGARNVSAAAAQTKESADDGSCKPLPPCCVKAQAAVAESEAKCHATVVSGWFTGTRSRSGKPSKAQYFNNPMWPGEAHSLKVEKILYQGKSPYQEVLVFESSTYGNVLVLDGIVQLTDKDECAYQEMVTHLALCSIPSPKNVLVVGGGDGGVLREIAKHDSVESIDICEIDQLVIDVCKDFFPRLYVGYKDPRVKLHVGDAVEFLRNSPEGKYDAIIVDSSDPIGPAQELVEKPFFQTIARALKPGGVLSNLAESMWLHTHLIQDMLSICREVFKGGVHYAWASVPTYPSGVIGFLLCAKEGPPVDFLTPVNPIEKIEGATKDGREMRFYNSEIHKAAFILPTFVKRELEAYNSSTEKH from the exons ATGGAGGGTGGAGGCGCAAGAAATGTTTCTGCAGCGGCAGCACAGACAAAGGAAAGTGCGGATGATGGCTCCTGCAAGCCACTGCCTCCTTGCTGTGTCAAGGCGCAGGCTGCTGTGGCGGAATCTGAGGCCAAGTGCCACGCTACCGTGGTGTCTGGGTGGTTCACAGGAACCCGGTCACGCTCTG GCAAACCAAGCAAAGCGCAGTACTTCAACAATCCAATGTGGCCTG GGGAGGCTCATTCGTTGAAAGTAGAGAAGATTTTGTACCAGGGGAAATCGCCATACCAAGAAGTTTTAGTATTTGAG TCTTCAACCTATGGAAATGTCCTTGTGCTTGATGGAATTGTTCAGCTCACTGACAAGGATGAATGTGCATACCAGGAAATGGTTACTCACCTTGCACTGTGCTCAATTCCATCTCCTAAAAAT GTTTTGGTTGTcggaggtggtgatggtggtgtACTACGAGAAATAGCCAAGCATGATTCAGTGGAGAGTATAGACATATGTGAGATTGATCAGCTAGTTATTGAT GTTTGTAAAGATTTTTTCCCACGTCTATATGTTGGATATAAAGACCCTCGTGTCAAACTTCATGTTGGTGATG CTGTGGAGTTCTTGAGAAACTCTCCAGAAGGAAAATATGATGCCATTATTGTTGATTCATCAGATCCAATTG GGCCAGCTCAGGAACTTGTGGAGAAGCCCTTTTTTCAGACAATTGCTAGGGCTTTAAAGCCTGGCGGTGTTCTTTCTAATCTAGCTGAAAGTATGTGGCTGCACACACATCTAATCCAGGATATGCTTTCTATCTGTCGAGAGGTATTCAAGGGTGGCGTGCACTATGCCTGGGCAAGTGTTCCAACATATCCTAG TGGTGTCATTGGATTTTTGCTATGTGCGAAGGAAGGTCCACCGGTGGACTTCTTAACTCCTGTGAATCCAATCGAGAAAATTGAAGGAGCTACTAAAGATGGACGAGAGATGAGATTTTACAATTCAGAG ATTCATAAGGCTGCTTTTATTCTGCCAACGTTTGTAAAGAGGGAGCTGGAGGCATATAACTCTTCCACTGAAAAG CATTGA